In the Bacillus sp. HSf4 genome, TTAGACGGTGAAGCTGATCGATTGACACTTTTACGGGAGCAAAAAAAGCTTTTCCTCTCCAAAATGAAGAGGATGGAACAGCTTTTGGAGACGCTTGAGCAATCGATCAGGCACGCCGGGAAAGGAGAAATGATGGATCAGGAAGCGATGTTTAAAGGTTTTTCCAGCAGTGAAGAATGGGAGGAAGCGCTCGATGAGCAGAGGCAGTATTTGCAAGAGATGTATGATGTGGATATTCTGAAAGGTGAGCCGATCATAGCGGAAGAGATGAACGAAAAAGCCGAGGAAGCCAGCCGTTTCATGAGCGGGATGGCTGAGGCGCTAAAGAACGGTTTAAAACACGACCATGAACAAGTGCAGGCTTCGATTAAACAGCACATCGGTTTTTTAGGTATCACGGCGCAAGACTTTCAGGCGCAGACCCGTTTCTTTATAGAAGACGATTTTCACCGCGGTGTGCTTGAAAGCCAGCAGACAGGACTGTCCTATTATATGATGGCGGCGGCAGAAGCGTTTGCCGTCTAAAAAAAGCGGTGTCCCGTATGAGGCGGGGTTCTCATCTGATCTTGATGTTGCAAACAGATTCTTAAATTCCTGCTGAGGGGCATATTTCATTCCCTCTCAGGGTAGATACCCACTATTCTTGTTGCTACAATGAAACTAAATCATAATGTATAATCAATATACAATCAGTATACACTTCTATTCTCAAACACAGATCGAGCAGACATGAATATAATTTATTCTGAAGAGTATATTGTAAATACAAAAAGATCGAAGATGCTCGCTACATCTCCGATCGGCAATAGAATAGCTCCTGTAAGGGAGTCGGCTTTTGTCCAATCAAGGGTAGGAACGCCTAGATGTCGGAGTCTGGGGCGTTCTTACTTTTTTTTTCGAGAAACGATGGGCAAGCGACAGAATCCCTACAATCAAGATTCATCATTAACTGAATTGCGCTTTCCACATCCATGTTCTCACCTCCCTCTTGCTAAACTGGAGGTGAGCCGAACACCCCTGCAAGAAGCCGATCTATTTCTATATTTAACTTTAAAGGAAGCTGCAAATAAATAAAAGACCCTCTCTTTTTTCATGTAGTGTCCCTGAATCCTCCTTTTGGTAGCTGTGTGTTAGTGTCAGTATCATTACAATCAATGTCCCGAACAACGGAATTAATTGAAATGCAGTCCCTTCCTCTCAAAATAAATTTCGTGATCTCACCTCCTTTTTTTCAAAACAAAGTTTTTTGAAATTAAGTGTAAAAATTTTTTACTTCTATCGAGTCTCATTAAGATATATGAGCAGAGTGTGACATTTTAAAATAAAGACCGCCATCCTTTTTTAAGGTGGGGGCCTATCAGTTAAGGTTCATTTATTAAGATTTCATCGCATTCTATGCATTTTACCGCGATTTCCTTTTTAGAAGTGTTTAAACTTTCCAGGCTTTTTCTCTTCTTGCTGCTTTCCAGCCTCGTCGTGAAATCCTTTTTGCGCAATGCCGTGCTGGTGTTTTCATGTAAGATCACTCCTGAATTTAAAAACCCGAACAAAACAGCTGCCAGGCCCAATTAAGATAAAACCAGAATGAAAAATGTTGGCCGTTTTTCAGATCCTCGCTTAAGAAGCGGAAAGGCGGCAGTTGTTTTTTTGAATGCTATTTCCGGGCCGTTTTCATTAATCGTCGTCATCAAGATCCAAGAAGCGGCGTTCTCAAGGCATGAGAACGCCGCCGTTTCAACGAGGTGTGTAAAACGGGTATGTGCGGTCAAAGCCTGCGAAGCTTTTAGCCGGCCGTTTGTCTATGCTTGATCGTAAAGCTGCCTCTTGAAAGCCTGATGTTGACGTCAGATACTTTTGCGATTTGTTCGTCATGGGTCACCATGATGACGCATTTGTTTTCTTGATGGGCCAGGTTTTGAAAGAGGCGAACGATGTCTTTCGATGTATCTTCATCCAGGTTGCCCGTCGGTTCATCGGCGACGATCAGATCGGCGTCACAGCAGAATGCACGGACGATGGAAACCCGTTGCTGCTGTCCGCCGCTCAGCGTCAGCACCTTTTGCCGCGCTTTCTCTTCGCTGATGCCGACTTTCTCCAGCATCTCCAAAGCGTACTGCTCCGTATTTTTGATTTTTGAGCGCGTAATCTCCATGGCTGACGTAATATTTTGCAGGGCCGTCATGTATGGCAAAAGATTATAGGACTGAAAAACGATTGATACATATTGATTGCGAAAATTGGTTAGTCCGATCTTGGAAATCGTTTTTCCTTTATAAAGAATCTCGCCTTCTTTTGGAACATCAAGCCCTCCGGCAAGAGATAAAAAGGTGGTTTTGCCGGAACCGGAAGTTCCGACAATCGTGTAAAACCGGCCTTGCTTAAATTCGATATTGACGTCTTCGAACAGAGATTGTTCTTGATCTTTGTACCAGTAGCAAACATCTTTAAATTCTAAAATATTGCTCATGTTTTTCCCTTCTTTCTATTCTTGTTTTGTTAAAATCGTTTTCGGATGGAATCGTAAAACAGAGATCGACGGCAGCAATGTTGCAAGTACAGCGATTAACAGGCCGATGCCGCCCAGCGCCATCATATCGCTGAGTGATACGTGAATATTCAGCTGGTCAATCGCTTCGACTTGTGCGGAGCTTTGTCCAAAGAATCCGCCGTCAGGCATACCGCCGCCTGCCATTTCGCCCGCGGACTGGCTGTCTGATTGCTCAAGCTGCTGGGACAAGAGCTGATTGCCGATTTGACCTGCAATAAAATTGCCGGTTAATGCGGAAATGCCGATGGCCAGGACTGCGATCATCAAAATTTCGGTCAAAAATTGCCCGATCAGTTTCCAGCGCTTCTCACCGATCGCCATCAAGACGCCCATTTCGTATTTTCTTTCCCTGATCGACATCATCACGATCAGCCCGAGGATCACCGCTCCGGCAATCGTGACGAGATAGACGACATTTTTGGAGAAGGAGGCCACATTTTCGATCGGACCGACCATCTGCTGGTACAATTGATCATTTGCATCCAATGTGAATGTATCTAAATCGATGCCGGTTTTCTTGGCCGCCGCGATGAACGCGTCGATGTTGGAAGCATCGTCCATGTTGTATACGGCTTCGTCAATCGTGTTTTTATAATCGTCTCCTTTTAAGGTTGACGCAACTGTAGACGGTGTATAGATTTTGTTGTACGGGTTTAAAAAGGCGAAGTTTTGCGCCTGGTTATCTCCTGAAGACGTCGTTTTGTAAATACCTACAACCTTCAATGTGATTGTTGTGTCTTCATCTGTGCTTGCTTTGACTTTGATCGTGTCACCGACTTCCAAATCATTTTCATCTGCGAGCGTTTCTTCAATCACGGCAACCTTTTGCTTCACATCATCTTCTGTCAAAGCGCGTCCCTTCGTGATTTTTGAAGTGCCGTCGGAGAATTCGTCAACCAGTGCCGTGCTTGTGACACCTTCGATCGATACGTCCGCCTGCATCATCTGACGTCCGCCTTGTTCATTGCCGCCAGGTCCGGCAGACTGCTGGCTGTCAGTATTAGATGAATCGGAATCCTCATCACCGCTTTCAATCGGATCGAAATTGTCCGCTAAAGCAGATGTTGAGGAGATAAAATTATAGCTTTTGACATGGTCAAGCTTTGCCAGTGTTTCAGCTGATTTGACGGAAACAGGTGTGGATGCAAACCTTTTACGGGTTCCTGATTCCTGCTGTTCCTTCATCATTTTTTCTCTGTCCACTTGGTAAGTGACACTGCCTCCCAGCTGTTCTCTCGCCAATTCACTCGACTTTGTAGCGGCTGACTGGATCGAAAGTCCCGTCAGCACCAAAACGCAAATCATCGTAAAGACAAACAGTTGCAAAAGGGTTTTCCCTTTCTTCGATTTCATGCTCCAAAAGGCGCGCTTGAAAAAATTCATAGCATTTTATTCCCCCATTTATATGATTGTGGTGATTGTCCATTCGGGGCAGCAGGACTTTTTCCTTACTGCCTGATTTCATATTAGACGCAACTTATGAAAAAATTATGACCAAACTGTTGCCAGTCCTTTAAATGTTCAGGAGAGAATTGAGAATTCAGAGAACGATGTGTAAAATGAATCTAATGTTTGACTAGCGGAGGCCGTTGACAATGAAAATATTAATGATAGAAGATAATTTGAGCGTATGCACGATGACGGAAATGTTTTTTGCGAAAGAAGGCTTTGAGACGGAATTTGTCCATGACGGACTTGAAGGATATAACCGCTTTAAATCGGGCAATTGGGATTTATTGATCATTGATATCATGCTGCCGTCAATGGATGGGGTTACGATTTGCAAAAAGGTCAGGGAAGAAAGCACCGTACCGATCATCATGCTGACGGCTAAGGATACGGAGTCCGATCAGGTGCTCGGTTTTGAACTCGGTGCTGACGATTATGTGACAAAGCCGTTCAGCCCTTTGGCGCTTGTGGCGAGAATCAAAGCGGTGAGCCGCAGATATCAAAACACCGGGCAGCAGGCTCCCGCTGATGATGATATCCTTGAAACCGAGCATTTTAGAATCAATAAAAAGACGAGAGAGGTATTTTTAAACGGAGAGCAAATTAAAAACTTGACCCCGAAAGAGTTTGACTTATTGTATTATCTGGTGCAGAGTCCGAAACAGGTGTTTTCAAGAGAGCAGCTGCTTGAGCAGGTGTGGGGCTACCAGTTCTACGGAGATGAGCGGACGGTTGACGTTCATATTAAAAGGTTGAGGAAAAAGCTTGGCAGCGATTCACGCCCATTTCTGTATACCGTATGGGGAGTGGGGTACAAGTTCGATGAAGATTAAATATCTCTATCAGCTGCTGGCCAGCCATATCAGTATTTTAATATTGGCGTTTCTCATCACAGGAGCGGTATTTTCACACTTTGTCAAAAACTTTGCATACGAAAGCAAGGTTGACGAACTGACGTCCTACGGCTACCGGATCATGGGCGAAATGGAGATGCGGCCGAAAGGGGCGCCGGCCATTATGAAACCTTTTGAAGAAATTTTAAGAAGCAGGAAGATCAGTTTCTTCCTTTTTAATGAAAAAAAAGAAGTTCTGATGACTCCCCAAGACTTGCGGCCGCGAAAATTGCTGCTGAGCGATGAAGAGTGGAAAGAGCTTCAAGACGGGAAGGCCGTTGTCGTCAAAACCGATATGAACCGTTTTAATGAGGAAGTATCGGTCGTGGCGCTGCCCAACATCGTCAACAATGAATTTCAGGGGGGCATTCTTCTGACGGCACCGATCAGCGGGACGGAGGAAATGATCGGCGAAATGAACCGCTTTATGCTTTATACGGCAGCCGGTGTGATCTTAATTGCCTTTCTTTTGAGCTGGCTGACGTCCAAGTTCCATGTCAGCCGCATACAAAAGCTTCGCGATGCGACGAAAAAAGTCGCCGCAGGGGATTATAACATTCATATCGAAAATCGCAATTTGGATGAAATCGGCAGTCTGGGCACCGACTTTAATACGATGGCCCGGAAGCTCAAAAGCTCCAGCGAAGAAATCGACCGGCTGGAAAAACGGAGAAGGCAGTTTATCACAGATGTGTCCCATGAATTAAAGACACCTTTGACGACGATCAGCGGTTTGGTGGAAGGGATGAACAGCCAGACCATTCCGGAAGATCAGCAGGAAAAATGTTTGAAGCTGATTACGGAGGAGACGAAAAGGCTGATTCGCCTCGTCAACGAAAATCTGGATTATGAGAAAATCCGCTCCAACCAAATAACATTGGAAAAACTGCATTATCCGCTGATCGAAGTGTTTGAAATCATTAAAGAACAGCTGGCGATCCAGGCGGAAGAAAAACATAATCAGCTGATCCTTGATGTGGAGGATCATGTGATGGTGAATGCCGATTATGACAGGCTCATTCAAATCCTTGTCAACCTGACGAAAAACAGCATTCAATTCACCTCAAACGGAACCGTTTGGCTGAGGGGAAGGGAAGACTACAAAGAAACCGTCATTGAAGTGGAGGATAACGGAATCGGCATCGATCAGAACGATATCGAGAACATTTGGGATCGTTTTTATAAAGCCGATTTATCGCGGACGAACACCCCTTACGGAGAGTATGGACTGGGGCTGTCCATCGTCAGACAGCTTGTCGCCCTTCACAACGGGACCGTCGAAATTGAGAGCGAGAAAAACAAAGGAACGAAATTTGTGATCCGTCTCCCTTTGACATCGAGGGATGATGGTTAAGCAGCTTTGACAACGTCAGGCTGCTTTTTTTGCTGAAAAAAAGAACCCCTAAACTGGAACGTTTAAGGGTTGGCAAGCTAAGCTTTGATTTTGAACTTCTGAATGAGATCCTGCAATTCTTCGGCGTTTTGCGCAAGGATCTGGGATGAAGCTGCGATTTCTTCCATTGAAGCGAGCTGCTCCTGTGTTGCCGCACTGACTGTTTGCGTGCTTTCCGCGGCTGTTTCCGCCACTTCTTTCACACCGTTAATCGCGGTTTCGATTTCCTCTGTGCCGGCCGTCAGGTTTTTCACCAGGTCTGTCACACCGTTAATCTGCGCGGCCACTCCTTTAATCGCATTCTCGATTTTATGGAACGCGCCGCCGGCTTCATTGACGACGACAAGTCCTTCTTTGACTTCGCCGGTTGCCGAAACAACCGTATTCATCGTTTGTTTTGTATCATTTTGAATAATCGTGATCAATTTTGTAATCTGTTCTGCGGAGTGTGCGGATTGTTCCGCCAGCTTTCTGACCTCATCAGCGACAACGGCAAACCCTTTACCTTGTTCCCCCGCTCTGGCCGCTTCGATGGCCGCGTTTAATGCGAGCAGATTCGTCTGTTCTGCGATGCTCGTAATGACTTCAGTAATATTCCCGATTTCATTTGAACGGTCTGACAAATGCTTAAATGCTTCTGAGAGTGAGGCAACCGTTTCATTAATGGACTGCATCTGTGAGCTGACTTTTTGCATGACCGCCGTTCCTTCGAGCGACATTTGCGCGGTTTGATCAGCGGTTGCCGCCGCTGTTTCTGCATTGGAAGAAATTCTTCCGGCAAACTCCGTCATTACTTTAATGATGGTTCTGCTGTTTTCGACACTTTCCGCCTGTTTGTCAGAGCCTGCTGCAAGCTCTTGAATGGTCGAAGAAATATATTCGCTTGCTTTCGTGCTTTCCTCAGCACTCGCGCTT is a window encoding:
- a CDS encoding MerR family transcriptional regulator, with translation MLYTVKEVARLANITIKTLYHYHKIGLLCPTKVTEAGYRLYGIKELERLQQILFYRELEFPLKKIQQILDGEADRLTLLREQKKLFLSKMKRMEQLLETLEQSIRHAGKGEMMDQEAMFKGFSSSEEWEEALDEQRQYLQEMYDVDILKGEPIIAEEMNEKAEEASRFMSGMAEALKNGLKHDHEQVQASIKQHIGFLGITAQDFQAQTRFFIEDDFHRGVLESQQTGLSYYMMAAAEAFAV
- a CDS encoding ABC transporter ATP-binding protein — translated: MSNILEFKDVCYWYKDQEQSLFEDVNIEFKQGRFYTIVGTSGSGKTTFLSLAGGLDVPKEGEILYKGKTISKIGLTNFRNQYVSIVFQSYNLLPYMTALQNITSAMEITRSKIKNTEQYALEMLEKVGISEEKARQKVLTLSGGQQQRVSIVRAFCCDADLIVADEPTGNLDEDTSKDIVRLFQNLAHQENKCVIMVTHDEQIAKVSDVNIRLSRGSFTIKHRQTAG
- a CDS encoding ABC transporter permease, which encodes MNFFKRAFWSMKSKKGKTLLQLFVFTMICVLVLTGLSIQSAATKSSELAREQLGGSVTYQVDREKMMKEQQESGTRKRFASTPVSVKSAETLAKLDHVKSYNFISSTSALADNFDPIESGDEDSDSSNTDSQQSAGPGGNEQGGRQMMQADVSIEGVTSTALVDEFSDGTSKITKGRALTEDDVKQKVAVIEETLADENDLEVGDTIKVKASTDEDTTITLKVVGIYKTTSSGDNQAQNFAFLNPYNKIYTPSTVASTLKGDDYKNTIDEAVYNMDDASNIDAFIAAAKKTGIDLDTFTLDANDQLYQQMVGPIENVASFSKNVVYLVTIAGAVILGLIVMMSIRERKYEMGVLMAIGEKRWKLIGQFLTEILMIAVLAIGISALTGNFIAGQIGNQLLSQQLEQSDSQSAGEMAGGGMPDGGFFGQSSAQVEAIDQLNIHVSLSDMMALGGIGLLIAVLATLLPSISVLRFHPKTILTKQE
- a CDS encoding response regulator transcription factor, which encodes MKILMIEDNLSVCTMTEMFFAKEGFETEFVHDGLEGYNRFKSGNWDLLIIDIMLPSMDGVTICKKVREESTVPIIMLTAKDTESDQVLGFELGADDYVTKPFSPLALVARIKAVSRRYQNTGQQAPADDDILETEHFRINKKTREVFLNGEQIKNLTPKEFDLLYYLVQSPKQVFSREQLLEQVWGYQFYGDERTVDVHIKRLRKKLGSDSRPFLYTVWGVGYKFDED
- a CDS encoding HAMP domain-containing sensor histidine kinase, whose product is MKIKYLYQLLASHISILILAFLITGAVFSHFVKNFAYESKVDELTSYGYRIMGEMEMRPKGAPAIMKPFEEILRSRKISFFLFNEKKEVLMTPQDLRPRKLLLSDEEWKELQDGKAVVVKTDMNRFNEEVSVVALPNIVNNEFQGGILLTAPISGTEEMIGEMNRFMLYTAAGVILIAFLLSWLTSKFHVSRIQKLRDATKKVAAGDYNIHIENRNLDEIGSLGTDFNTMARKLKSSSEEIDRLEKRRRQFITDVSHELKTPLTTISGLVEGMNSQTIPEDQQEKCLKLITEETKRLIRLVNENLDYEKIRSNQITLEKLHYPLIEVFEIIKEQLAIQAEEKHNQLILDVEDHVMVNADYDRLIQILVNLTKNSIQFTSNGTVWLRGREDYKETVIEVEDNGIGIDQNDIENIWDRFYKADLSRTNTPYGEYGLGLSIVRQLVALHNGTVEIESEKNKGTKFVIRLPLTSRDDG
- a CDS encoding methyl-accepting chemotaxis protein, encoding MNLLKNIKIRSKLFIIIIISALALAIVGIQGIRGLNKISNGSELIYQEQLIPNQLFAKLRANNLELDTYNFELMVTKDKNRNETLQKNINEKNEENTSIMEKINQLNLMDNLSEKYESFKSEYTDLQNISKQMQSLAIDNKNKEAYDVYLKDMEPQREAVAKQLEEIQTLNAENAKTIYQQDAKEASSLTMLLIAVIAAALILSVTIGLLITRLIAKPIRDIQKLFAKTEQGDFTVEGTYQSKDELGLLTSSFNNMVAGVRSIIETVGETSHQVASSSQELSASAEESTKASEYISSTIQELAAGSDKQAESVENSRTIIKVMTEFAGRISSNAETAAATADQTAQMSLEGTAVMQKVSSQMQSINETVASLSEAFKHLSDRSNEIGNITEVITSIAEQTNLLALNAAIEAARAGEQGKGFAVVADEVRKLAEQSAHSAEQITKLITIIQNDTKQTMNTVVSATGEVKEGLVVVNEAGGAFHKIENAIKGVAAQINGVTDLVKNLTAGTEEIETAINGVKEVAETAAESTQTVSAATQEQLASMEEIAASSQILAQNAEELQDLIQKFKIKA